From the genome of uncultured Pseudodesulfovibrio sp., one region includes:
- a CDS encoding STAS/SEC14 domain-containing protein gives MITIMEQSSDRMLAVRATGKLTDLDYSDIWIPALEKIIAEYGRADALLFMEPDFQGWEPRALWDDARFGLAHRKEFRKLAVVGGPAWVRWGVKLGELLMDCEVKLYPTEKLDQALEWGSS, from the coding sequence ATGATCACCATTATGGAGCAGTCCTCGGACAGGATGCTGGCGGTACGCGCCACAGGTAAGCTCACCGATCTAGACTATTCCGATATTTGGATCCCGGCCCTGGAAAAAATCATCGCTGAATATGGCAGGGCCGATGCCCTGCTGTTCATGGAACCAGATTTTCAGGGGTGGGAACCCAGGGCTCTGTGGGATGACGCCCGTTTTGGCCTGGCGCACCGCAAGGAATTCCGGAAACTGGCCGTTGTCGGCGGTCCTGCCTGGGTTCGCTGGGGCGTCAAACTTGGCGAACTACTCATGGACTGCGAGGTCAAGCTTTACCCGACGGAGAAACTGGACCAGGCCTTGGAGTGGGGCTCCTCCTGA
- a CDS encoding aldehyde ferredoxin oxidoreductase C-terminal domain-containing protein, with the protein MSRILRINCKTKEYSFEDDGPYAGLGGRALTSRVINKEVPATCHPLSGENKLVIATGLMGGSTAANSGRVSVGTKSPLTGGIKESNSGGLFAHKMPKMNIKAIILEDKPEEDAPFSTLFITEDKVEFRDASDIAGLDTYPGHDKLLAQYGDKLCAAMIGPAGETLRKTATIQFTDPYKRPARSAGRGGTGAVLGSKKIKAIVLDPEVNIKVSAADADAFKEARTTWVSILKGHPVTSQGLPGFGTSVLVNIINEAGAMPTKNFRLGQCDHAAEISGEKIADIIKERGGKTTEGCHTGCIIQCSQQYNDADGNYVTSGFEYETVWALGANSMIKDIDDIALMDRICDEKGMDTIEIGNTIAVAMDGGIIPWGDGKAAIELLKKVGTNDPLGMIIGNGVDFAGGAFGVDRLPTVKGQSMPAYDPRAVKGVGVTYATTAMGADHTAGYGVTANVLGVGGSIDGHKKEGNVELSKNLQVATAAIDSMGFCLFVAFAVLDSDNGVQTMADLVQSWTGNTFSVDDLVALGAGAMQDEQDFNERAGFSPVDDQLPRFFETDPLPPHNVTWDYSVEELQGAKA; encoded by the coding sequence ATGTCAAGAATCCTGCGAATCAACTGTAAGACGAAGGAATATTCCTTCGAGGATGATGGTCCCTATGCCGGGCTTGGCGGCCGTGCCTTGACCTCCCGGGTCATCAACAAAGAAGTTCCGGCCACGTGCCACCCCCTTTCCGGGGAAAACAAGCTGGTCATTGCCACCGGCCTGATGGGCGGTTCCACCGCTGCCAACTCCGGGCGTGTCTCCGTGGGTACCAAGTCCCCGCTGACCGGCGGCATCAAGGAGTCCAACTCCGGCGGCCTGTTCGCTCACAAGATGCCCAAGATGAACATCAAGGCCATTATCCTTGAGGACAAACCCGAAGAGGACGCTCCCTTCTCCACCCTGTTCATCACCGAGGACAAGGTTGAATTTCGTGATGCCTCCGACATCGCCGGCCTGGACACCTACCCCGGCCACGACAAGCTCCTGGCCCAGTACGGCGACAAGCTGTGTGCGGCCATGATCGGACCCGCCGGTGAGACCCTGCGCAAGACCGCCACGATCCAGTTCACCGACCCGTACAAGCGGCCCGCCCGCTCCGCCGGTCGCGGCGGCACCGGTGCCGTTCTCGGCTCCAAGAAGATCAAGGCCATCGTCCTCGATCCCGAGGTCAACATCAAGGTCTCCGCGGCTGACGCGGACGCCTTTAAGGAAGCCCGCACCACCTGGGTCTCCATCCTCAAAGGTCATCCTGTCACTTCCCAGGGACTGCCCGGCTTCGGTACCTCCGTGCTGGTCAACATCATCAACGAGGCGGGCGCCATGCCCACCAAGAACTTCCGTCTCGGCCAGTGCGATCACGCAGCCGAGATTTCCGGCGAAAAAATCGCCGACATCATCAAGGAGCGCGGCGGCAAGACCACTGAAGGCTGCCACACCGGCTGCATCATTCAGTGCTCCCAGCAGTACAACGATGCCGACGGCAACTATGTGACCTCCGGTTTCGAGTACGAGACCGTCTGGGCCCTGGGCGCCAACTCCATGATCAAGGACATCGACGACATCGCCCTGATGGACCGTATCTGCGATGAAAAGGGTATGGACACCATCGAGATCGGCAACACCATCGCCGTGGCCATGGACGGCGGCATCATCCCCTGGGGTGACGGCAAGGCCGCCATTGAGCTGCTCAAGAAGGTCGGCACCAACGATCCTCTGGGTATGATCATCGGCAACGGTGTGGATTTTGCCGGCGGCGCTTTCGGTGTCGACCGTCTGCCCACCGTCAAGGGACAGTCCATGCCCGCCTATGACCCGCGTGCGGTCAAGGGTGTCGGCGTGACCTACGCCACCACCGCCATGGGCGCCGACCACACCGCCGGTTACGGCGTCACCGCCAACGTCCTGGGCGTCGGCGGCTCCATCGACGGCCACAAGAAGGAAGGCAACGTCGAGCTGTCCAAGAACCTGCAGGTAGCCACCGCGGCCATCGACTCCATGGGCTTCTGCCTGTTCGTGGCCTTCGCGGTCCTGGATTCCGACAACGGCGTCCAGACCATGGCCGACCTGGTCCAGTCCTGGACCGGCAACACCTTCTCCGTGGACGACCTGGTCGCCCTGGGAGCGGGCGCCATGCAGGACGAGCAGGACTTCAACGAACGCGCGGGCTTCTCCCCGGTCGACGACCAGCTGCCCCGCTTCTTCGAAACCGATCCCCTGCCGCCCCACAACGTCACCTGGGACTACTCCGTGGAAGAACTCCAGGGCGCCAAGGCCTAA
- a CDS encoding MoaD/ThiS family protein, producing the protein MGIELKCFATLRDYLPENGDDYPVEPGETIRSLVAKLGIPEEDVTIMFINALRSDLDSEIKDGDRVGLFPPVGGG; encoded by the coding sequence ATGGGAATAGAACTCAAATGCTTCGCCACCCTGAGGGACTATCTGCCGGAAAACGGTGACGATTACCCGGTTGAGCCGGGTGAGACCATCCGCTCGCTGGTCGCCAAGCTCGGCATCCCGGAAGAGGACGTGACCATCATGTTCATCAACGCCCTGCGCTCCGACCTGGACAGCGAAATCAAGGACGGCGATCGCGTGGGGTTGTTCCCCCCGGTGGGCGGAGGTTAG
- a CDS encoding ThiF family adenylyltransferase, producing MPASLEDSIRSLAYSRALPWGDSGAVLDVHSVAELTRVHGVPGHEIEALALDLDITPVRYLRNRQSISREEQIRLLRANVAQVGLGGLGGSLLEQFLRLGIGRVRAADGDLFEASNLNRQALSSLDGLDREKTDAAHLRAQAINPSVSLETHAEYLTPETLPEFLDGCTVAVDALGGLTMRGHLQEAASRAGIPLVTGALAGWSGYVAVVMPGQLGPADLMGTNNGGEERLGCPAPSVNVVASLMASEVVNVLTGAPTLAGQMLVMDLRSHTFETISL from the coding sequence ATGCCCGCCTCTCTCGAAGACTCCATCCGGAGTCTCGCTTACTCCCGCGCCCTGCCCTGGGGCGATTCGGGGGCGGTTCTTGACGTCCATAGCGTTGCCGAACTGACCCGTGTCCATGGGGTACCTGGCCACGAAATCGAGGCCCTGGCCCTGGATCTGGACATCACCCCTGTCCGCTATCTGCGCAATCGCCAATCCATCAGCCGAGAGGAACAGATCCGTCTGCTCCGGGCGAACGTAGCCCAAGTGGGACTCGGTGGCCTGGGAGGCTCTCTGCTTGAGCAATTTCTGCGCCTGGGCATCGGCCGGGTTCGCGCCGCGGACGGTGACCTGTTCGAGGCTTCGAACCTGAACCGACAGGCCCTGTCCTCACTGGACGGACTGGACCGTGAAAAGACCGATGCAGCCCATCTGCGGGCTCAAGCGATCAACCCCTCGGTCTCCCTGGAGACACACGCCGAGTATCTCACGCCGGAAACACTTCCGGAGTTTCTAGACGGCTGCACAGTGGCCGTGGACGCTCTTGGGGGCCTGACCATGCGCGGTCACCTGCAGGAGGCCGCATCCCGGGCGGGAATCCCGCTTGTGACCGGAGCCCTGGCCGGATGGAGCGGGTACGTTGCCGTCGTCATGCCCGGCCAACTGGGACCGGCCGACCTCATGGGCACGAATAACGGCGGAGAGGAAAGACTCGGCTGTCCAGCTCCTTCCGTGAACGTAGTGGCTTCGCTTATGGCCTCGGAAGTGGTCAATGTCCTCACCGGCGCGCCGACTCTGGCGGGACAAATGCTGGTCATGGATTTGCGCTCGCATACATTCGAGACCATTTCGCTCTGA
- a CDS encoding LysR family transcriptional regulator, whose product MNRNPETILRLRVWLEQEDQTYIGIGSTLLLQQVEKLGSLRKASEALGMSYRRAWGKLKNAEERIGKPLVEKTKGKGQRFNLSPYGKEVMERFLHFYLDVEEYATKRASELLEMDVKKSGEFYRDDTE is encoded by the coding sequence ATGAATCGCAACCCCGAAACCATTCTGCGACTCCGCGTCTGGCTGGAACAAGAGGATCAAACCTACATAGGCATAGGCAGCACTCTGCTGCTGCAGCAGGTGGAAAAGCTGGGCTCCCTACGCAAGGCCTCCGAAGCCCTGGGCATGTCCTACAGAAGGGCATGGGGGAAACTGAAAAACGCAGAAGAGCGTATCGGCAAGCCACTGGTTGAAAAGACCAAGGGCAAAGGACAACGCTTCAACCTCTCGCCCTACGGCAAGGAAGTTATGGAAAGATTCCTCCATTTCTACCTCGACGTGGAGGAATACGCCACCAAGCGCGCCTCGGAACTTTTGGAAATGGATGTCAAGAAATCCGGTGAATTCTACCGGGATGATACGGAATAG
- a CDS encoding substrate-binding domain-containing protein: protein MKRLLIAALSCLIAVAMALPALAGQTLMMATTTSTANTGLLDELIVPKFLKDTGIEIKFVAVGTGKALKMAENCDVDVVLVHAPAAEQAYVDKGVLVDRKELMYNDFVIIGPASDPAGVKGMDVAQALKTIAEKQAVFASRGDNSGTNKKELSLWKAAGMAVPEKDAWYIQTGQGMLPTINIANEKNGYTMTDRGTYIKYADTKGGNPPLVVLVEGDKVLFNQYSALAVNTAKCKSAQYDLATKFINWMASDDTQKAIGDFKLLGKKLFIPNAK from the coding sequence ATGAAACGTTTGCTTATCGCCGCCCTGTCCTGCCTCATTGCCGTGGCCATGGCCCTGCCCGCGCTGGCCGGCCAGACCCTGATGATGGCTACCACCACCAGCACCGCCAACACCGGTCTGCTGGACGAGCTGATCGTGCCCAAATTCCTGAAGGACACCGGCATCGAGATCAAGTTCGTGGCCGTTGGTACCGGCAAGGCCCTCAAAATGGCCGAAAACTGCGATGTGGATGTGGTCCTGGTCCATGCCCCCGCCGCTGAGCAGGCCTACGTGGACAAGGGCGTCCTCGTTGACCGCAAGGAACTGATGTACAATGACTTCGTCATCATCGGCCCGGCCTCCGACCCGGCGGGCGTCAAGGGTATGGACGTGGCCCAGGCCCTGAAGACCATTGCCGAGAAGCAGGCCGTGTTCGCAAGCCGTGGCGACAACTCCGGCACCAACAAGAAGGAGCTTTCCTTGTGGAAGGCCGCCGGAATGGCCGTGCCCGAGAAGGACGCCTGGTACATCCAGACCGGTCAGGGCATGCTCCCGACCATCAACATTGCCAATGAAAAGAACGGCTACACCATGACCGACCGCGGTACCTACATCAAGTACGCGGACACCAAGGGCGGCAACCCGCCGCTGGTGGTCCTGGTTGAAGGCGACAAGGTCCTGTTCAACCAGTACAGCGCCCTGGCCGTGAATACCGCCAAGTGCAAGTCCGCCCAGTACGACCTGGCCACCAAGTTCATCAACTGGATGGCCTCCGACGACACCCAGAAGGCCATCGGCGACTTCAAGCTGCTCGGCAAGAAGCTGTTCATCCCCAACGCCAAATAA
- a CDS encoding ABC transporter permease, translating to MDYLLEGFRQGFMLLFSGNPEAYSAIWATVYASTLSMFCSLAIGVPLGFLLGYKKFPGKKVVHTIVDTLLSFPTVVIGLVVYAFLTRNGPLGGTGLLFTIPGMAIGQTLLGLPIIIAMTANAVEGLDKRLPMTLITLGASPAQMMWATVLEARYSIMLAAMAAYGRIVSEVGISMMVGGNIKWHTRTITTAIALETGKGEFAVGIALGMVLLTVALLVNIGAAGLKKRAVQ from the coding sequence ATGGATTATCTGCTTGAAGGCTTTCGCCAGGGATTCATGCTCCTTTTCTCGGGAAACCCCGAGGCCTATTCCGCCATCTGGGCTACGGTCTATGCATCGACCCTGTCCATGTTCTGCAGTCTCGCCATAGGCGTCCCGTTGGGCTTTCTGCTCGGCTACAAGAAATTTCCCGGAAAGAAGGTTGTCCACACCATCGTGGACACCCTGCTCTCCTTCCCCACCGTGGTCATCGGGTTGGTGGTCTATGCCTTCCTGACCCGCAACGGTCCACTGGGCGGCACGGGTCTGCTCTTCACCATTCCGGGCATGGCCATCGGCCAGACCCTGCTCGGCCTGCCCATCATCATCGCCATGACCGCAAACGCCGTTGAAGGCCTGGACAAGCGACTGCCCATGACCCTGATCACACTGGGCGCCAGCCCTGCCCAAATGATGTGGGCCACGGTCCTCGAGGCCCGGTATTCGATCATGCTCGCGGCCATGGCCGCCTACGGACGCATCGTTTCCGAAGTGGGCATCTCCATGATGGTCGGCGGCAACATCAAGTGGCACACACGAACCATCACCACAGCCATCGCACTGGAAACGGGCAAAGGTGAATTCGCCGTGGGCATCGCGCTGGGCATGGTCCTGCTGACTGTCGCCCTGCTGGTAAACATCGGTGCCGCAGGCCTCAAGAAGCGAGCCGTCCAATGA
- a CDS encoding ABC transporter ATP-binding protein, translating into MTMPLITLNNIRQRYSDRTVLEIEHLEFGEGTITGLAGPNGSGKSTLLRLLAFLEPPVKGTIHFLGQAATAKSAVNRQVTLLVQEPYLLKRTVFANVAYGLRIRKKNDIPAKVFRALEVVGLDPEVFAKRQWYELSGGEVQRVALAARLVLKPKLLLMDEPTASLDAKSAELIHQAALSARDEYGAALVVASHDMGWLKAVTDHIHYLENGHLVRTV; encoded by the coding sequence ATGACCATGCCGCTGATCACCCTCAACAACATTCGACAACGATACTCGGACCGGACTGTCCTCGAAATAGAGCACCTGGAGTTCGGGGAAGGAACTATTACCGGTCTGGCCGGCCCCAACGGCTCGGGTAAATCCACCCTACTGCGCCTGCTCGCCTTTCTGGAGCCTCCGGTTAAGGGAACCATCCATTTTCTAGGGCAAGCCGCCACGGCCAAATCGGCCGTCAATCGGCAGGTCACCCTGCTGGTCCAGGAGCCCTACCTGCTCAAACGCACGGTTTTCGCAAACGTGGCGTACGGGCTGCGCATCCGCAAAAAGAACGACATCCCGGCCAAGGTATTCCGCGCCCTGGAAGTCGTCGGCCTCGACCCCGAAGTTTTCGCCAAACGGCAGTGGTACGAGCTGTCCGGCGGCGAAGTCCAGCGAGTCGCCCTGGCGGCGCGGCTGGTCCTCAAGCCCAAGCTTCTGCTCATGGACGAGCCCACGGCCAGCCTGGACGCCAAAAGCGCCGAGCTGATCCATCAGGCCGCCCTGTCCGCCCGCGACGAGTACGGCGCGGCCCTGGTCGTGGCCAGCCATGACATGGGTTGGCTCAAAGCGGTCACGGACCACATTCATTACCTCGAAAACGGTCACCTGGTACGGACCGTCTAA
- a CDS encoding molybdopterin-guanine dinucleotide biosynthesis protein MobB produces the protein MKAVSIVGPKNSGKTTLGVELARHFKEQGLTVSAAKFSHHEFDWSDTDTTDYAAVCDTVAGLAPKETFIHWTGHRFLPDLLPLLTNDVLIVEGGKELGFLPRILCLRGDLSDGIDWLHPELAIASVGDTSVEGVPVINDIPALADTVLEKGFFLPGMDCETCGRPDCRTLASEIVAGKTTTRACLAMHNSIQVDIDGAVVGMKPFVEDIISASIREMIRTLKGYAPGKATIKLDV, from the coding sequence ATGAAGGCAGTCTCCATTGTCGGTCCCAAGAATTCCGGCAAAACCACTCTGGGCGTGGAACTCGCCCGTCACTTCAAGGAACAGGGACTGACCGTGTCCGCGGCCAAGTTCAGCCACCACGAATTTGATTGGAGCGACACGGACACCACGGATTATGCCGCCGTCTGCGACACCGTCGCCGGGCTGGCCCCCAAGGAAACCTTCATCCACTGGACCGGTCACCGTTTTCTGCCCGATCTGCTGCCGCTTTTGACCAACGACGTGCTCATCGTGGAAGGAGGCAAGGAGCTTGGTTTCCTGCCCCGTATCCTCTGCCTGCGCGGAGACCTCTCCGACGGCATCGACTGGCTCCACCCGGAACTGGCCATCGCCAGCGTGGGCGATACGTCCGTTGAAGGCGTTCCGGTGATCAACGACATCCCCGCACTGGCCGACACGGTACTCGAGAAAGGATTCTTTCTGCCGGGCATGGACTGCGAGACCTGTGGCCGTCCGGACTGCCGCACCCTGGCCTCGGAGATCGTAGCCGGCAAGACCACGACCCGGGCCTGCCTGGCCATGCACAACTCCATCCAGGTGGACATCGACGGCGCAGTGGTCGGCATGAAGCCCTTCGTCGAGGACATCATCTCCGCCTCCATCCGCGAGATGATCCGCACCCTCAAGGGGTACGCACCGGGCAAAGCCACCATCAAGCTGGACGTCTAA
- a CDS encoding tRNA (cytidine(34)-2'-O)-methyltransferase: MRIVLFEPEIPPNTGNIARLCAATKTPLHLIEPLGFTIDDKHLKRAGLDYWPHVDVTVHPNFEQFLDVIAPPRLVMATTKGSIPHHRFEFRADDAIVLGPETRGLPMDLMEGHPKVRIPIWGEVRSLNLSTATGILLFEALRQTDLIVDDFPA; the protein is encoded by the coding sequence ATGCGTATTGTCCTTTTCGAGCCGGAGATTCCACCCAACACCGGCAATATCGCCCGGCTGTGCGCCGCCACGAAAACCCCGCTGCATCTCATCGAGCCGCTGGGGTTCACTATTGACGACAAACACCTCAAGCGCGCCGGGTTGGATTACTGGCCGCATGTTGACGTGACCGTGCACCCCAACTTCGAACAGTTTCTGGATGTCATTGCCCCGCCGCGGCTCGTCATGGCAACCACCAAGGGGAGCATCCCCCACCACCGCTTCGAATTCAGAGCGGACGACGCCATCGTCCTGGGACCCGAGACGCGAGGCCTGCCCATGGACCTCATGGAAGGCCATCCCAAGGTGCGCATCCCCATCTGGGGCGAAGTTCGAAGCCTGAACCTCTCCACGGCCACGGGCATCCTGCTTTTCGAGGCCCTGCGACAGACCGACCTGATAGTGGACGACTTCCCGGCTTGA
- the rfbB gene encoding dTDP-glucose 4,6-dehydratase, with the protein MKLLVTGGCGFIGTNFIRLMLASHPDWSILNLDKLTYAGNRLNLLDLEENEPRYDFVQGDICDRELVMDILTGNGIDAVVNFAAESHVDRSINDPSPFVTTNVGGAQNLLECARQCGTGRFVHVSTDEVYGTLGPSGKFTETTPLAPNSPYSASKAGADLMARAYFETYGFPVLITRCSNNYGPYQFPEKLIPLMYLNAKADKPLPVYGDGLNVRDWIYVDDHCRGVELTLTKGREGQAYNFGGNAEEANISVVKTLLSIVGKPESLITFVTDRPGHDKRYAMDYSLAAQELGFAPTLPFDQGLARTIAWYEANTTWLEQVQSGEYRTFMDSWYGERA; encoded by the coding sequence ATGAAACTACTCGTGACAGGCGGCTGCGGATTCATCGGCACCAATTTCATCCGGCTCATGCTCGCGTCGCATCCGGATTGGTCCATCCTCAATCTGGACAAACTGACCTACGCGGGGAACCGCCTGAACCTCCTCGATCTGGAGGAAAACGAGCCGCGATACGACTTCGTCCAGGGCGACATCTGCGACCGTGAACTGGTCATGGACATACTGACCGGCAACGGCATCGACGCGGTGGTCAACTTCGCGGCCGAGTCCCACGTGGACCGCTCCATCAACGACCCTTCACCGTTTGTGACCACCAACGTGGGCGGAGCGCAGAACCTCTTGGAGTGCGCCCGCCAGTGCGGCACCGGCCGGTTCGTCCATGTCTCCACGGACGAGGTTTACGGCACGCTCGGACCGTCCGGCAAATTCACCGAAACCACGCCGCTGGCGCCCAACAGCCCGTATTCTGCAAGCAAGGCGGGAGCGGACCTCATGGCCCGGGCCTACTTCGAAACCTACGGTTTTCCGGTGCTGATCACCCGCTGCTCCAACAATTACGGTCCCTACCAGTTTCCCGAGAAGCTCATCCCGCTCATGTACCTGAACGCCAAGGCGGACAAACCCTTGCCTGTTTACGGCGATGGTCTCAACGTACGCGACTGGATCTATGTGGACGATCACTGCCGAGGCGTGGAACTGACCTTGACCAAAGGCCGCGAGGGGCAAGCATACAACTTCGGCGGGAACGCCGAGGAAGCCAATATTTCCGTGGTCAAGACCCTGCTGTCCATCGTAGGCAAGCCGGAGTCGCTGATCACTTTCGTTACCGACCGGCCGGGCCACGACAAACGGTACGCCATGGACTACTCCCTGGCTGCCCAGGAGCTCGGCTTTGCCCCGACGCTGCCCTTCGACCAGGGCCTGGCCCGGACCATTGCCTGGTACGAGGCCAACACCACATGGCTGGAACAGGTGCAAAGCGGCGAATACCGGACGTTCATGGATTCCTGGTACGGGGAGCGCGCCTGA
- the rfbD gene encoding dTDP-4-dehydrorhamnose reductase, producing the protein MRIQDARVAILGGRTGLLGQALTKAFDQAGAQAFPLSRQDCDVLDPMSVEVWLDKNDPDLLINATGYTQVDLAEDEPEMAFALNGTVPPLLATLAARRAIPFVHYSTDFVFNGLKKTPYTEYDEPCASSVYGISKADGERGLLKLGYKRTLIIRISWLFGPGRTNFVKKILGLADVHKKLTVVNDQIGSPSYAPDIADNTVKLLEKDAAGLFHLANSGHTSWHGLANTAVMMANKNCIVSPIPTTAYPTKATRPHYSVLDLSKFTRTTGLTPRPWEDALKQYVMGDLGLGA; encoded by the coding sequence ATGCGCATACAGGACGCACGCGTAGCCATTCTCGGTGGCCGGACCGGTCTGCTCGGCCAAGCCCTGACCAAGGCATTCGATCAGGCGGGGGCTCAAGCCTTCCCCTTGTCCAGGCAGGATTGCGACGTGCTCGACCCCATGTCCGTGGAAGTATGGCTGGACAAGAACGACCCGGACCTGCTGATCAACGCCACGGGCTACACCCAGGTGGACCTGGCCGAAGACGAGCCGGAAATGGCCTTCGCCCTGAACGGGACGGTCCCGCCGCTACTGGCCACTCTGGCCGCCCGCAGGGCCATTCCCTTTGTCCACTACAGCACGGATTTCGTATTCAACGGCCTCAAGAAGACCCCCTACACCGAGTACGACGAACCCTGCGCCTCGTCGGTTTACGGCATCAGCAAGGCGGACGGGGAACGCGGCCTGCTCAAGCTGGGCTACAAACGCACCCTGATCATCCGCATCTCCTGGCTCTTTGGCCCAGGGAGAACAAATTTCGTCAAGAAGATATTAGGCTTGGCAGACGTTCACAAGAAACTGACCGTGGTCAACGACCAGATTGGTTCCCCTTCGTACGCCCCTGACATAGCGGACAATACCGTCAAGCTGCTTGAAAAGGACGCGGCAGGATTGTTCCACCTTGCCAACTCGGGGCACACGTCCTGGCACGGACTGGCCAACACCGCCGTGATGATGGCGAACAAGAACTGCATAGTCTCGCCGATCCCCACCACGGCCTATCCGACCAAGGCCACCCGGCCGCACTACTCGGTACTCGATTTGTCAAAATTCACGAGGACTACGGGGCTGACACCGCGCCCCTGGGAAGACGCGCTCAAGCAATACGTGATGGGCGATCTCGGCCTGGGTGCCTAG